Proteins encoded within one genomic window of Kibdelosporangium phytohabitans:
- a CDS encoding ATP-binding protein has protein sequence MPPASDQDERPQFDTAANSLRPAGRDTAMSFTLTADWVAPSLSRNKLRQWLGAHDWSPAHIDDLVLSISEAVSNSVEHGYGIAVDQASPDHPEVIEVHAEIEPEPGGYRRAVLTIVDHGDWKQPGTGPTNRRQGLRIMRACTETMTIDHSSGGTTVVLRSWPIPVPLSRG, from the coding sequence GTGCCTCCGGCGTCAGACCAGGACGAGCGGCCGCAGTTCGACACCGCGGCGAACTCTCTGCGCCCCGCCGGTCGCGACACCGCCATGAGCTTCACGCTCACCGCGGACTGGGTCGCGCCGTCGTTGTCGCGCAACAAGCTCCGGCAATGGCTCGGGGCGCACGACTGGTCGCCCGCGCACATCGACGACCTGGTCCTGTCGATCAGCGAGGCCGTCAGCAACTCGGTGGAACACGGTTACGGGATCGCTGTCGACCAAGCGTCACCGGACCACCCCGAGGTGATCGAGGTCCACGCCGAGATCGAGCCGGAGCCGGGCGGCTACCGGCGCGCCGTGCTGACGATCGTCGACCACGGCGACTGGAAGCAGCCGGGCACCGGGCCGACCAACCGCAGGCAGGGGTTGCGGATCATGCGGGCGTGCACCGAGACCATGACGATCGACCACTCGTCCGGCGGGACGACAGTGGTGTTGCGCAGTTGGCCGATCCCGGTTCCGCTGTCGCGGGGCTGA
- a CDS encoding DUF2461 family protein, protein MTEQFTGWPRQAFDVLMRLEGLPSAETRQQVRKDRERLVRLPMIALLGDLAGSDSRYEDFSVWSYGKDPFWWQNQCATVRLARCVELTVRLNLDGLHVKAAWHYPDPGQVPRYRAAVAADGHELTAILESLRAKGYEITGDVMKRAPRQYPADHPHADLLRHRSIIANTTLSDEDELWTPRASAWLAARAEELDDLLGWLARSVAEPVPQPG, encoded by the coding sequence ATGACGGAACAGTTCACCGGATGGCCGCGGCAGGCGTTCGACGTACTCATGCGGCTGGAAGGGCTGCCGTCGGCCGAAACCAGGCAGCAGGTGCGCAAGGACAGGGAACGGCTCGTCCGCCTGCCGATGATCGCCCTGCTCGGCGACCTCGCCGGCAGCGACTCGCGCTATGAGGACTTTTCCGTGTGGAGCTATGGGAAGGATCCGTTCTGGTGGCAGAACCAGTGCGCGACCGTCCGGCTCGCGCGGTGCGTCGAACTGACCGTCCGCCTCAACCTGGACGGTCTGCATGTCAAGGCTGCGTGGCACTATCCCGACCCAGGGCAGGTCCCCCGCTACCGCGCGGCTGTGGCCGCTGACGGCCATGAACTGACCGCCATCCTGGAATCGCTACGCGCCAAAGGCTATGAGATCACCGGTGACGTGATGAAACGCGCACCCCGCCAGTATCCCGCCGACCATCCACACGCGGATCTGTTACGCCACAGGTCGATCATCGCGAACACCACACTGTCCGATGAGGACGAGCTGTGGACGCCGCGGGCCTCGGCCTGGCTTGCCGCACGCGCGGAGGAACTGGACGACCTGCTGGGATGGCTCGCCCGCTCGGTCGCCGAACCTGTGCCACAGCCTGGTTGA
- a CDS encoding MarR family winged helix-turn-helix transcriptional regulator, whose protein sequence is MPDVGDDEIVTWWGLVIEGYQATQERLLAAVAEHLALAPGPFDILLRLLRSPGYRLPMTRLAKEAALSSGGFTKVADRMTDAGLIRREPSETDRRVTHVVLTGHGLDTAKRARGITAEVLRERVLEPLGEKRSTELAESMRTLRETNG, encoded by the coding sequence ATGCCAGACGTCGGGGATGACGAGATCGTCACGTGGTGGGGCCTGGTCATCGAGGGCTACCAGGCCACGCAGGAACGCCTGCTCGCAGCCGTCGCCGAACACCTCGCCCTGGCACCGGGGCCCTTCGACATCCTGCTCAGGCTGCTGCGCTCACCCGGCTACCGGCTGCCGATGACCCGGCTGGCCAAGGAAGCCGCGCTGAGCAGCGGCGGTTTCACCAAGGTGGCCGACCGGATGACCGACGCGGGCCTGATCCGCCGCGAGCCCAGCGAGACCGACCGCCGCGTCACCCATGTCGTGCTGACCGGCCACGGCCTCGACACGGCGAAGCGGGCGCGCGGGATCACCGCCGAGGTGCTGCGGGAACGCGTGCTGGAACCGCTGGGGGAGAAGCGGTCGACGGAACTCGCCGAATCCATGCGTACGCTGCGCGAGACCAACGGCTAG
- a CDS encoding anti-sigma factor antagonist (This anti-anti-sigma factor, or anti-sigma factor antagonist, belongs to a family that includes characterized members SpoIIAA, RsbV, RsfA, and RsfB.), whose product MKPASDERTPDGGEFVVDRPDREQLINIVTDERDDAVVLTVTGEIDGLTAPRLQRKMDEAFDVLDGRALIVDLSDVQFLGSPGLRTLRESAETAVHKRGFQTLRVVVDDQRPVIRPIEIVGLDQVLALYHTVEHALAGGKLRD is encoded by the coding sequence GTGAAGCCTGCCAGCGATGAGCGCACTCCGGACGGTGGTGAGTTCGTGGTCGACCGGCCCGACCGCGAGCAGCTCATCAACATCGTGACCGACGAACGCGACGACGCCGTGGTGCTGACCGTCACCGGGGAGATCGACGGGCTGACCGCGCCGAGGTTGCAGCGGAAGATGGACGAGGCCTTCGACGTCCTGGACGGTCGTGCCCTGATCGTCGACCTGAGCGACGTGCAGTTCCTCGGATCACCCGGGCTGCGCACGCTGCGGGAGAGCGCGGAGACGGCCGTGCACAAGCGGGGCTTCCAGACGCTGCGGGTCGTGGTCGACGATCAGCGCCCGGTGATCAGGCCGATCGAGATCGTCGGTCTCGACCAGGTTCTCGCGCTGTACCACACCGTCGAACACGCGCTCGCCGGTGGAAAACTGCGGGATTGA
- a CDS encoding alpha/beta hydrolase — protein MSERLSFDHFFEEGDDVTKPVLLLLHGTGGRPADLRGLAAELSPGSAVLAPAGQVSENGMPRWFRRLGEGVFDYEDVVKRAGDLADFILDARAGYKLTGRRMVAVGFSNGANIAAAVALLRPDALTEAAAFAAMLPVPDPPAVDLSGTRVLLSNGTQDPMAPLPSTEQLVARLRERSADVTVHRHPGGHQITPEAVSQARAWLSA, from the coding sequence ATGAGCGAGAGGTTGTCGTTCGACCACTTCTTCGAGGAAGGCGACGACGTCACCAAGCCCGTGCTGCTGCTGTTGCACGGCACGGGCGGGCGTCCCGCCGACCTGCGCGGCCTGGCCGCCGAGCTGAGCCCCGGCTCAGCCGTCCTGGCACCGGCCGGTCAGGTCAGCGAGAACGGGATGCCCCGGTGGTTCAGGCGGTTGGGCGAAGGCGTCTTCGACTACGAGGACGTGGTGAAACGCGCGGGTGACCTCGCGGACTTCATCCTCGACGCCCGCGCCGGGTACAAGCTGACCGGCCGCAGGATGGTCGCCGTCGGGTTCTCCAACGGCGCCAACATCGCCGCGGCCGTCGCGCTGCTGCGGCCGGACGCGCTGACCGAGGCCGCCGCGTTCGCGGCCATGCTGCCGGTTCCCGATCCACCGGCCGTGGACCTGAGCGGCACCAGGGTCTTGCTGTCCAACGGCACCCAGGACCCGATGGCCCCCTTGCCGTCGACCGAACAACTCGTGGCCCGGCTGCGGGAACGGTCCGCTGACGTCACCGTCCACCGCCACCCCGGCGGCCACCAGATCACGCCGGAGGCGGTGAGCCAGGCGCGGGCGTGGCTTTCGGCCTAA
- a CDS encoding ring-cleaving dioxygenase yields the protein MAIRTEGLHHVTAIAGNPQRNVDFYARTLGLRLVKTTVNFDDPGTYHLYYGDDAGRPGTIMTFFPWNDVAKGRQGTGQATTTAFSVPANSIGWWQGHLAQVEVKTSRITTRDDEDTLTFTDPDGLTIALVAHKQADPRNPWDTPLVPGEHAIRGLHSVTLSVSQEDATAEMLTDGLGLTFLHQDGNRLRFAAGDGGPGALVDVLVTPDAPSGLVAGGTVHHVAWRVPDDTTQQAWREELVGKGVKVTPIMDRQYFHSIYFREPGGTLLEVATDDIGFTADEPLLELGRALKLPPWLEPDRDQIAAGLVKLNLPDENNPEVAEKLAAR from the coding sequence ATGGCGATCAGGACAGAGGGTCTGCACCACGTCACCGCCATCGCGGGCAATCCGCAGCGCAACGTCGACTTCTACGCCCGCACCCTCGGCCTGCGGCTGGTCAAGACCACGGTCAACTTCGACGACCCCGGCACGTACCACCTCTACTACGGCGACGACGCCGGCCGCCCCGGCACGATCATGACCTTCTTCCCGTGGAACGACGTGGCCAAGGGCCGCCAGGGCACCGGCCAGGCGACCACCACGGCCTTCTCCGTTCCCGCGAACTCGATCGGCTGGTGGCAGGGCCACCTCGCCCAGGTCGAGGTCAAGACCAGCCGCATCACCACCCGCGACGACGAGGACACCCTGACCTTCACCGACCCCGACGGCCTGACCATCGCACTCGTCGCGCACAAGCAGGCGGATCCGCGCAACCCGTGGGACACCCCGTTGGTCCCGGGTGAGCACGCGATCCGCGGTCTGCACTCGGTGACGCTCTCGGTGTCCCAGGAGGACGCCACCGCCGAGATGCTCACCGATGGTCTCGGCCTGACCTTCCTGCACCAGGACGGCAACCGGCTCCGCTTCGCCGCCGGCGACGGTGGTCCCGGCGCGCTGGTCGACGTGCTGGTCACGCCGGATGCCCCGAGCGGCCTTGTCGCCGGAGGCACGGTGCACCACGTGGCATGGCGCGTCCCGGATGACACGACCCAGCAGGCGTGGCGCGAGGAACTGGTCGGCAAGGGCGTGAAGGTCACGCCGATCATGGACCGCCAGTACTTCCACTCGATCTACTTCCGCGAGCCGGGCGGCACGCTGCTCGAAGTGGCCACCGACGACATCGGCTTCACCGCCGACGAGCCGCTGCTGGAGCTGGGCCGGGCGCTGAAGCTCCCGCCGTGGCTGGAGCCCGACCGCGACCAGATCGCCGCCGGGCTGGTCAAGCTGAACCTGCCGGACGAGAACAACCCCGAGGTCGCCGAGAAACTGGCCGCGCGATGA
- a CDS encoding DUF6292 family protein, with product MTDTLVDDYDSHTRGLRAYVASVAVRLGIGMESCCLDTSRPSQAYIALDERLDQFPGRDLALLWDEGTGWIAALDGHGDDEMIIVSRLYGEVMPDPGTVARFVTSLNEMAG from the coding sequence ATGACCGACACGCTCGTGGACGACTACGACTCGCACACTCGCGGCCTGCGGGCGTACGTGGCGTCGGTCGCGGTCAGGCTGGGGATCGGCATGGAGTCCTGCTGCCTGGACACCAGCAGGCCCTCGCAGGCGTACATCGCGCTCGACGAACGGCTCGACCAGTTCCCCGGCCGCGATCTGGCGCTGCTGTGGGACGAGGGCACCGGCTGGATCGCGGCGCTGGACGGGCACGGCGACGACGAGATGATCATCGTGTCCCGGCTGTACGGCGAAGTCATGCCGGACCCGGGGACGGTGGCGCGGTTCGTGACGTCGTTGAACGAGATGGCAGGCTGA
- a CDS encoding ABC transporter ATP-binding protein, translating to MDQRTVAVAEGLGKVYATGQAAVTALAGVSAQFRRGEFTAVMGPSGSGKSTFVHCLAGLDTPTSGKALIGGTDLGSLTEAGLTRLRREKIGFVFQSFNLLPTLTAWENIVLPLSLADKRPDRTWTKQVIDAVGLADRLTHRPAELSGGQQQRVACARALISRPDIVVADEPTGNLDSRSGAQILGLLQMCARHWGQTIVMVTHDPIAAGYADRVLFLADGRLVDEMAQPTPDSVLDRMRRFDAQAVR from the coding sequence ATGGATCAGCGAACGGTCGCCGTCGCCGAGGGGCTCGGCAAGGTCTACGCAACCGGGCAGGCCGCCGTGACGGCGCTCGCGGGCGTGTCGGCGCAGTTCCGGCGAGGCGAGTTCACCGCGGTGATGGGGCCGTCCGGCTCGGGCAAGTCCACGTTCGTGCACTGCCTCGCCGGGCTGGACACGCCGACGTCGGGCAAGGCGCTGATCGGCGGCACCGACCTCGGCTCGCTGACCGAGGCCGGGCTCACCAGGCTGCGGCGGGAGAAGATCGGGTTCGTCTTCCAGTCGTTCAACCTGCTGCCCACGCTCACCGCGTGGGAGAACATCGTGCTGCCGCTGTCGCTGGCGGACAAGCGCCCCGACAGGACGTGGACCAAGCAGGTCATCGACGCGGTCGGCCTGGCCGACCGGCTCACCCACCGGCCCGCGGAGCTCTCCGGCGGACAGCAGCAGCGCGTGGCGTGCGCCCGCGCCCTGATCTCGCGGCCGGACATCGTCGTGGCCGACGAGCCGACGGGCAACCTCGATTCCCGGTCCGGCGCGCAGATCCTCGGCCTGTTGCAGATGTGCGCGCGCCATTGGGGACAGACGATCGTCATGGTCACGCACGACCCGATCGCCGCGGGCTACGCCGACCGCGTGCTGTTCCTCGCCGACGGACGGCTCGTCGACGAGATGGCCCAGCCCACGCCCGACAGTGTGCTTGACCGGATGCGCCGGTTCGACGCGCAGGCGGTGCGCTGA
- a CDS encoding ABC transporter permease, whose product MLRMAFRSVLADKARFLLPTVAVMLGVAFVSGALLYGASVQASLDRVQPDFSVQVTPYTIDKPVPADLVGKLRGVAGAREVRPVAEGRAFVVDKDGSLVGPPGLAGGVNFDAHLNLVGGQPPKDGNEIAIDDWTAGRTGFKAGDQVRVVVDGNVRTVRVAGIFSVQDARVAQGGTLTAFDDATARALFAKTPGSYTAINLTATPGTTDSALAANVRAVLSKDLEVITAAEIRKPGADGKLTEILLVFAGVALFASIFLVANTFTMLSAARAREHALLRAVGADRRHILRMVLAEAVLLGVTATVLGYLLGVGGAASLDALFSVSDGPPVALQVFSVWPVVAALGVGIGVTVLAAYVPARRAAAVPPIAALRTGLPPTGKSLRRRNIAGLVVTLAGAAATAAGAESQDLIYLGAPLLLLGLIILTPLFGVGLTALLRRPMTRVAGVRGTLAVENTRRNPRRTGTTASALMVGLSICAAVTVPIASVGAQDERLADTGDSADIRITAVDFADIGKDTVGKIAAVPGVQAVTPITPVSLGFGRDWLSAAGVDTSTIAQFVSLDVKDGSLAGLSGGIAVTSKEADAHKWTVGTMLATGSPIVAIFDAPEGFRYDALVSASRAEDSRQPATILVKAAQAGSVRAEIRKALDNPTLVVQTRAEYIESVGAQLDLVLNILYALLSISVLIGALSVVNTMTMSTLERIREIGLLRAVGLGRRQVGTILRLESVIIAVLGAGAGLLAGCVIGAVAVAGQSGIPVVLPWDRLGLFVGVTAAIGILAALWPARRASRIPILTAIQSGTE is encoded by the coding sequence ATGCTGCGGATGGCGTTTCGCTCGGTCCTCGCCGACAAGGCCCGGTTCCTGCTGCCGACCGTGGCCGTGATGCTGGGCGTGGCGTTCGTGTCGGGGGCGTTGCTGTACGGGGCCTCGGTGCAGGCTTCGCTGGACCGCGTCCAGCCGGACTTCTCGGTGCAGGTCACGCCGTACACGATCGACAAGCCCGTGCCCGCCGACCTGGTCGGCAAGTTGCGCGGCGTGGCCGGGGCGCGGGAGGTCCGTCCGGTCGCCGAAGGCCGCGCGTTCGTCGTGGACAAGGACGGCTCGCTCGTCGGGCCGCCGGGGCTGGCCGGTGGCGTGAACTTCGACGCGCACCTGAACCTCGTCGGCGGGCAGCCGCCGAAGGACGGCAACGAGATCGCGATCGACGACTGGACGGCGGGCCGGACCGGCTTCAAGGCCGGTGACCAGGTGCGCGTGGTCGTGGACGGGAACGTGCGCACGGTCAGGGTGGCCGGGATCTTCAGCGTGCAGGACGCGCGCGTCGCCCAAGGCGGGACCTTGACGGCGTTCGACGACGCCACAGCACGCGCACTGTTCGCCAAGACTCCCGGCAGCTACACCGCGATCAACCTGACGGCCACGCCCGGCACCACCGACTCCGCGCTCGCCGCCAACGTCCGAGCGGTCCTTTCGAAGGACTTGGAGGTCATCACCGCGGCGGAGATCCGCAAACCAGGCGCCGACGGCAAGCTGACCGAGATCCTGCTCGTCTTCGCCGGTGTCGCGTTGTTCGCCTCGATCTTCCTGGTGGCCAACACCTTCACCATGCTGTCGGCCGCGCGTGCCCGTGAACACGCGTTGCTGCGGGCGGTCGGCGCCGACCGGCGTCACATCCTGCGCATGGTCCTGGCGGAGGCCGTGCTGCTCGGTGTAACCGCGACGGTTCTCGGTTACCTGCTGGGCGTCGGGGGAGCGGCGTCACTGGACGCGTTGTTCTCGGTGTCCGACGGGCCACCTGTTGCGCTGCAGGTGTTCAGCGTCTGGCCGGTCGTGGCCGCACTCGGTGTCGGCATCGGCGTGACGGTCCTGGCCGCGTACGTGCCCGCCCGTCGTGCCGCCGCCGTCCCGCCGATCGCGGCGTTGCGCACCGGACTGCCGCCGACCGGGAAATCGTTGCGCCGCAGGAACATCGCTGGCCTCGTGGTGACGCTCGCCGGTGCGGCGGCCACAGCGGCGGGCGCGGAGTCCCAGGACTTGATCTACCTCGGCGCGCCGCTGCTGCTGCTCGGGCTGATCATCCTCACGCCGCTGTTCGGCGTGGGGCTGACGGCGTTGCTGCGCCGCCCAATGACTCGCGTGGCGGGTGTCCGTGGCACGCTCGCGGTGGAGAACACCCGCCGCAACCCACGGCGCACCGGCACGACCGCGAGCGCGTTGATGGTCGGCTTGTCGATCTGCGCTGCCGTGACAGTGCCGATCGCGTCGGTCGGCGCGCAGGACGAACGCCTCGCCGACACCGGGGACAGCGCGGACATCCGGATCACCGCGGTCGACTTCGCGGACATCGGCAAGGACACCGTCGGCAAGATCGCCGCAGTCCCCGGCGTCCAGGCGGTCACACCCATCACGCCGGTCAGCCTCGGCTTCGGCCGCGACTGGCTGTCCGCGGCCGGAGTGGACACGAGCACGATCGCGCAGTTCGTGTCCCTCGACGTGAAGGACGGCTCGCTGGCCGGACTGTCCGGCGGGATCGCCGTGACCAGCAAGGAAGCCGACGCGCACAAGTGGACAGTCGGGACGATGCTCGCGACCGGCTCGCCGATCGTGGCGATCTTCGACGCACCGGAGGGGTTCCGGTACGACGCGCTCGTGAGCGCCTCCCGTGCCGAAGACAGCCGGCAGCCCGCCACGATTCTCGTGAAGGCCGCGCAGGCCGGTTCCGTCCGCGCGGAGATCCGGAAGGCGCTGGACAACCCGACTCTGGTCGTGCAGACCCGCGCCGAGTACATCGAATCGGTGGGAGCCCAGCTGGACCTGGTGCTGAACATCCTCTACGCGTTGCTCAGCATCTCGGTGCTGATCGGTGCGCTGTCGGTGGTCAACACCATGACCATGTCCACACTGGAACGGATCAGGGAGATCGGCCTGCTGCGCGCGGTCGGCCTCGGCCGGCGCCAGGTCGGCACGATCCTGCGGCTGGAATCGGTGATCATCGCCGTTCTCGGCGCGGGGGCCGGTCTGCTGGCCGGGTGCGTGATCGGCGCGGTCGCCGTGGCCGGTCAGAGCGGGATTCCCGTCGTGCTGCCGTGGGACCGGCTCGGGTTGTTCGTCGGGGTGACCGCGGCGATCGGGATTCTGGCCGCGCTGTGGCCCGCCCGGCGGGCCTCGCGGATCCCGATCCTCACCGCGATCCAGTCCGGCACGGAGTGA
- a CDS encoding short chain dehydrogenase, whose amino-acid sequence MRIVVVGGAGTIGQRLLPALHQAGHEVVVAGRTSGEVRVDLVDHDSIEAMYREVGAVDAVVSIAAHGALDDFATLTTEAMAENMRAKFFGQADLVLTGQHHCADGASFTLTSGIFADQAWRGVTGGGVISGALHSFVLSAAIELPRRMRVNVVSPTMISDSVDAFDEHFPGMRPVSTDEVVAHYLRCVDGDDTGQIIRAYG is encoded by the coding sequence ATGAGGATCGTCGTCGTCGGCGGCGCGGGCACCATCGGACAGCGGCTGCTGCCCGCACTGCACCAAGCAGGACACGAGGTGGTCGTGGCCGGGCGAACCTCGGGTGAGGTGCGCGTCGACCTGGTCGATCACGACAGCATCGAGGCGATGTACCGCGAAGTCGGCGCTGTGGACGCGGTCGTGAGCATCGCGGCGCACGGGGCGCTCGACGACTTCGCGACGCTGACCACGGAGGCGATGGCGGAGAACATGCGGGCGAAGTTCTTCGGCCAGGCCGACCTCGTGCTGACCGGGCAGCATCACTGCGCCGACGGTGCGTCCTTCACGTTGACCTCAGGCATCTTCGCCGACCAGGCCTGGCGCGGTGTCACCGGCGGCGGGGTCATCAGCGGGGCACTGCACAGCTTCGTGCTGTCCGCGGCGATCGAGTTGCCGCGACGCATGCGGGTCAACGTGGTCAGCCCGACCATGATCAGCGATTCGGTGGACGCCTTCGACGAGCACTTCCCCGGGATGCGCCCGGTGTCGACCGACGAGGTGGTCGCGCACTACCTCCGGTGTGTCGACGGTGACGACACCGGGCAGATCATCCGGGCGTACGGCTGA
- a CDS encoding neutral/alkaline ceramidase encodes MRKSGMPAVLAAALVFTGLPATAAPDPYLVGRGISDVTGPAAENGMMGYSKFDQKTTGIHQRQRSRAYIVVDRSTTKRVVYVNADLAMIFRAVQEAVMAKLKPRYGDLYTGENVLLSATHTHAGPGGFSHNLAYNLSILGTQPQTLDAIADGIVESIAEAHEDLKPGTLSIGRGELTNASVNRSKVAFDANAAADKAAFPGAIDPAMTVLRLKQGGTDVGSINWFATHNTSMTNANTLISPDNKGYAAYQWEHDDQGVRYLEDKPGFVAAFPNTNAGDMSPNLNLKPGSGPTEDQVDNTRIIGERQNRKAQQVYNGPRTEITGAVDYRMRFVDMGNVAVDGKHTPDGKPATTCSGVVGASTMAGSVEDGPALPGFTEGMQSPWKKLFEPLQTQVPQWLRDCQYPKASLVPTGLIGATPNVLPVQLVKIGQLHLVAVPGEVTIVAGLRIRRSVAQELGVPLDNVLIQGYANDYSQYVTTPEEYDLQQYEGGSTLFGRNTTPAYQQEFGKLAAALRSGTALPAGPVPGRPPFTGINLQTGVVFDDKNPAHAFGQVLTQPKASYQAGQSATAVFVTGHPKNNLRRNGTFLEVQRLANGTWTRHADDGDWSTRYEWKRAGVANSEATITWTIPAGTPAGTYRIVHNGDWKSGWTGAITSFSGTTTAFTVGCGGEMGAGLAKAGVHPAVTPCRTGSR; translated from the coding sequence GTGCGCAAGTCAGGCATGCCGGCGGTACTCGCGGCGGCGTTGGTGTTCACCGGCCTGCCCGCCACGGCCGCGCCGGATCCGTACCTCGTCGGCCGGGGCATCTCGGACGTCACCGGGCCCGCCGCCGAGAACGGCATGATGGGCTACTCCAAGTTCGACCAGAAGACCACCGGCATCCACCAGCGCCAGCGCTCCCGCGCCTACATCGTCGTCGACCGGTCCACGACCAAGCGGGTCGTGTACGTCAACGCCGACCTGGCGATGATCTTCCGCGCGGTGCAGGAAGCCGTCATGGCGAAACTCAAGCCGCGCTACGGCGACCTCTACACCGGGGAGAACGTGCTCCTGTCGGCCACGCACACGCACGCGGGCCCCGGCGGCTTCTCCCACAACCTCGCCTACAACCTCTCGATCCTCGGAACGCAGCCGCAGACGCTCGACGCCATCGCGGACGGCATCGTCGAGTCGATCGCCGAGGCCCACGAAGACCTCAAGCCCGGCACCCTCTCCATCGGCCGCGGCGAGCTCACGAACGCGAGTGTGAACCGGTCGAAGGTGGCGTTCGACGCCAACGCCGCCGCCGACAAGGCAGCTTTCCCCGGCGCGATCGACCCGGCGATGACCGTGCTGCGGCTCAAGCAGGGCGGTACCGACGTCGGCTCGATCAACTGGTTCGCCACGCACAACACGTCGATGACCAACGCGAACACGCTGATCAGCCCGGACAACAAGGGATACGCGGCCTACCAATGGGAGCACGACGACCAGGGCGTGCGGTACCTGGAGGACAAGCCGGGTTTCGTCGCCGCGTTCCCGAACACCAACGCCGGTGACATGTCGCCGAACCTCAACCTCAAGCCCGGCTCCGGCCCCACCGAGGACCAGGTGGACAACACCCGGATCATCGGCGAACGGCAGAACCGCAAGGCGCAGCAGGTCTACAACGGACCGCGGACCGAGATCACCGGCGCGGTGGACTACCGGATGCGGTTCGTGGACATGGGCAACGTGGCCGTCGACGGAAAGCACACCCCGGACGGGAAACCGGCGACGACGTGCTCCGGCGTGGTCGGGGCGTCGACCATGGCGGGCAGCGTGGAGGACGGCCCGGCGCTGCCCGGCTTCACCGAAGGCATGCAGAGCCCGTGGAAGAAGCTGTTCGAGCCGCTGCAGACGCAGGTGCCGCAGTGGCTTCGCGACTGCCAGTACCCGAAGGCGTCGCTCGTGCCGACCGGCCTGATCGGGGCGACCCCGAACGTCCTGCCGGTGCAACTCGTCAAGATCGGTCAGCTGCACCTCGTCGCCGTACCCGGTGAGGTCACGATCGTCGCGGGCCTGCGCATCCGCCGCAGCGTCGCGCAGGAACTCGGGGTGCCGTTGGACAACGTCCTGATCCAGGGCTACGCCAACGACTACAGCCAGTACGTCACCACGCCGGAGGAGTACGACCTCCAGCAGTACGAGGGCGGCTCGACCCTGTTCGGCCGCAACACCACCCCGGCCTACCAGCAGGAGTTCGGCAAACTCGCCGCCGCGCTGCGGAGCGGCACGGCGCTGCCCGCGGGCCCGGTCCCCGGCAGGCCACCGTTCACCGGCATCAACCTGCAGACCGGCGTGGTGTTCGACGACAAGAACCCCGCGCACGCCTTCGGCCAGGTCCTCACGCAACCGAAGGCGTCCTACCAGGCCGGGCAATCGGCCACCGCCGTGTTCGTCACCGGTCACCCGAAGAACAACCTGCGCCGCAACGGCACGTTCCTCGAAGTGCAGCGGCTGGCGAACGGAACGTGGACCCGGCACGCCGACGACGGCGACTGGTCGACCCGGTACGAGTGGAAACGAGCCGGCGTCGCCAACTCGGAAGCGACGATCACCTGGACGATCCCGGCCGGCACACCGGCAGGCACGTACCGGATCGTGCACAACGGCGACTGGAAGAGCGGCTGGACCGGCGCGATCACGTCGTTCTCCGGAACGACGACCGCCTTCACAGTCGGCTGCGGGGGGGAGATGGGCGCCGGTCTAGCCAAGGCCGGCGTCCACCCCGCCGTCACTCCGTGCCGGACTGGATCGCGGTGA
- a CDS encoding pyridoxamine 5'-phosphate oxidase family protein, giving the protein MGMTEIKTLDELVALAGEPAERTVCKIQDRIDEHARNLIAHSPFVLIATASAEGTCDVSPRGDPAGSVLVLDDHTLVLADRPGNKLHDSFRNIIDNPNAGLLFLIPGMNETLRINGRARLVSDAPFFDDLIVKGKRPRLAVVIEVEQLYMHCAKAFLRSSLWQPDTWPDRADLPSLGTILKDQIGFEPTAAEADGYFAESNRTHQY; this is encoded by the coding sequence GTGGGGATGACTGAGATCAAAACGCTGGACGAGCTGGTGGCACTCGCGGGGGAACCGGCCGAACGGACGGTGTGCAAGATCCAGGACCGGATCGACGAGCACGCCAGGAACCTGATCGCGCACTCACCGTTCGTCCTGATCGCGACGGCGTCGGCCGAGGGCACGTGCGACGTCTCGCCGCGAGGCGACCCGGCCGGGTCGGTGCTGGTGCTGGACGACCACACGCTCGTGCTCGCCGACCGGCCGGGCAACAAGCTGCACGACAGCTTCCGCAACATCATCGACAACCCGAACGCCGGACTGCTGTTCCTCATCCCGGGGATGAACGAGACGCTCCGGATCAACGGACGGGCCAGGCTCGTGTCGGACGCGCCGTTCTTCGACGACCTCATCGTCAAGGGCAAGCGGCCCCGGCTGGCCGTGGTGATCGAGGTCGAGCAGCTCTACATGCACTGCGCCAAGGCGTTCCTGCGGTCGTCGCTGTGGCAGCCGGACACCTGGCCGGACCGTGCCGACCTGCCCAGCCTCGGCACGATCCTCAAGGACCAGATCGGGTTCGAGCCCACCGCGGCCGAAGCGGACGGCTACTTCGCGGAAAGCAACCGGACCCACCAGTATTAG